DNA sequence from the Cucumis melo cultivar AY chromosome 6, USDA_Cmelo_AY_1.0, whole genome shotgun sequence genome:
tgtgttgatggcagacaaaagaattgggttcaaCTGCTGAAGGTAGCCCAATTCGGTCATAGTGCTCAGACAGACTCGCCGAGCAAGAGAAGTCCGTTTGAGATTAAAGGTAAGAGGCATCCTGTATTGCCACCTCTCGCCGATGGTCCTTATGTAGAGGACCGCCCTCAAGTTCGCAGAGTCGAAGGGGAATGTGGACAGATGGTCGAGATCGCTCAAAtgtgcctagaagaagcttcaaggccgaCGGAAGAAAGAGTAGATCGAGAGCGATGCCCCCTTGAGTTCGAATGGATGACCAAGCTCCCAATTAACGGTGCAACAACGCCGTACGATTATCTGCCAACCTGGACCTGGAGGAAGACAGAGAAGTCGAGGAAGCCcttgctgacagagtaaggactggtagaaggcccacgagggagatacataaattcctgGTGAAGCAGAAGAAGCCCTTGTGGAGGTAACCAGCGGAAGGCCCGTCAAAGACTTTGAAGCGTGGATGCAGAAGACcgaagagctccagcttcgccagttgacgaggacgtcaaccgtttaagtgggggagaatgtcaggggcataattgtccaaggtattatttaccgttgTCCGTATGCCCGAaaacccccaaatcactttatctttatgtcttgaaagtagtttaggttaattctttcgtttaggtgtcgccgagtcacagtgtgacatttcggctttttcatatgcaagcctgccaaggccaaaattctcaatatgtactatagggggtacataaACAATCCGACctccgcccaagccttgtcgcactctttgcatgctgagtcattttccttgcaattgacagtcttcaatgctttctttatgacgttttcaactatttactttctctctcctattttataaaaacattttcccaagaacgggaagagaggctacgtcataccgcgagtttgtccgcggattctgATTATCGAACGgttgacttgctgattgagctaagcaagtcccgcacaatcgtgttgagaagttacgattgtgacattGAGCACCCCTAGTTACTGATATTGAGGATTACTATATTGAGAATATTTGCACGGGTTAGTGGGAGCCTAGCTAAGAAGATATCTTGAGGAGTCTCTTTAGGAGGCTTGGATATTGAGATACAAGGGTTTATTCCTACTAGAATTGATTTAGATCGAACATCGACTTCACGCATCAAGTGTTTAGGGAGTGCCTAAACTTTTATCTTATGAAAGTTTGTAATACAAGATTGTCAATTCTCAATAAGCTATGTACTTGTGAACCTCTTGAATCTTAGTGAACTATCTTCTTATTTGGGCGCATGGCCCGGTAGATGTTGGTATGTTTACACCGAACTAGATTACTAATAATTTGATTGTGTTCTTTCTCCTCAGTCTTCTACATTTTGTCGATTCCTTTGTCAATAGCTTTAATCCTCCCAAGTTAACATTGTGTTTTTTCAGTGAGGAAGTAGAAAATTCTCTCACCTATAGTGACTGGGAATGATAATCCATATATTGAAGTGTTCATTAGTCAATTACGTCAAATTTTCAATATAACAAATCTTGAATCtcttaagttttcttttttttttcttttggactCGAAATCACTCgtactattattgttatttttgtttctcAAGCTAAATTATATGCCAAGGATGTTCTGCACCGTTTTGGTATGAGCAATTGCAAATCATGTAACACTCTAATAACTTTACACTCATTTAATGATACGCCAAATGAAAGTTGTTCACTTGAGGATCAAAAAGCCTATCGTGCTATGGTGGGTGCCCTTCAATATCTCACCTTCACAAGACCATATATCAGATTCTCTGTCAGTAAATTGTCTCAATATATGCATTCTCCGACCCTCTATCATCTTATAGCTGCTAAACATGTTTTTTGATACATGAATGGTACTATGTCTAAAGGtcttttatttcaaaaatcGACCTATCCTTTTTAGTTGCAGACTTTGGACTGGAAATACTCTTGATAAAAGATCTACAACAAACATTATTTTTTTGGGCAATAATGCAACTTCTTGGGCAGCTAAGAAACAAACATGGTCTTTAGGAGTTCAATTGAAGCTCACTATTACGCGTTAGCTACCACCATTGCAGACCTCATTTGGGTTCGTCAACTCCTTTGGGATTTAATGATTTTTGGCAAAAATAGTCCTTGTTTATGGTGTGACAATAAGTCTGTAATACAACATGCTCATAACCCGGATTTTCATCGacgaactaaacatgttgaagGTAACTTTTACTTTATTAGAGAAAACGTTGTGGGGAAAGATATCCGTCTTCAGCTATTCTTGATAAGTTGTCTGTAATACTCTTGATAAGTTGTTAAGTAATTTCTAATCAAGTTGTTAATGAGTTGTTAATGATATCAAAATTATCATcacaataaaatataaaatcataTATGTATTATAGATCTTAGTCCAACGAATTCACATTGTCTACTTAAGACAAAGTTACTCGCCCTTATGTTTAAGTTTTTAGAGTAATTGTCTCCTAGGATAGAACagatcatttttcttttaagagtAACACCCCGTCTAAAAGATCAACAAACGAAACTTTGAGAATCTACCAAACATTAAGATTGTGAAAATGAAGAGAATTCTTTTTGAAGAAGACAAAAGATTATGAAAATGATATTCCTTCGACCAAATAGAAAAGCATcttatttattgatttatttgtGGTCATTCGAAAAGTCATGTCTTTTTCACTAATTTAATTATTAGTATTTTTCATAAATTGATGCATCACTCACAAGCAATTAACTATTTATTCCAAAAGTTAATATGTTATTAACAAATTATATCTATGAATTACTATAAATACTCATCCCCTGTATTTGATATCTTATGAGagggaaataataataattctcaTTACTTCGATTAAAAGTTCATAATATATTAAtccattaatttatttattgtcGAGTGAAAATTCCATATATTGAGTTGTCATTTCAGATAACTAAACCAAATTAcatgattttgaaaataaaatattagagTCAAAATCTATAGACAcgttgaatttttatttttctgctttatctttcttcctctttctctttgAGTTTCATTTTCGATTCTATTTTCTTTCAATTAATCAACTACCTTGCGAGTGTTCATCAAACGGTTTTAACACCCCCTTCCTCTCTAACATCAGTGTCACTTTTACACTTCATAAGATCGTCTATGGGACTGACAAAAGTTAGCTACAACTAGTGTTTCATCTTGTATCTAAGTTTAACAACGAAATTCTTGTGTCTACACTTCACTTCTACGTTGATTTTATGGAATTTGTTTGTCCCAACCAACCCTTTTCATAATGAAGCTTAACCTACTCCGCATGGCCAATTTTAGAACAAAGGTCAAGCAAGCAAAAAAGGTTTAATACTGAAATTACATGATTGCCCCCCTCCCCCACCCCAGTCGACACAAAATTTATTACAGCAATGCCATCTGGACTTACTTTTGGTATTTACTCACTGTTTCCAATTatcttttgcttttcttttgtttccctTCGAATTTTGAACACAACATATCTGTAATACTTATAGCAATCTTATTCCTTTGCTGTGAAAGACAAAGCAGAGTAGAAACTAAAGCAAAAAAGCTTTCAAGAAAGGCAGGAAGAGAGACAGATCTGCAAAGCTCTTCAGCTACTCAACAATGGCGTCAAAGCTACTGCTTTTCACCGTCTTTGTTTTTGATGTCATTGCTTTTGGCTTGGCCATTGCAGCTGAGCAAAGAAGAAGCATTGTAAGCTAATACTCTTTtcccctttttctctctctacttGCAATTTATCTTCATTCTTGCATATTCCAGTGAAATTTTCTGCCTTCAATTGAAAATCTTGCTGATTAATAGCCTTTTTCTTCTGGGTTTGCTTAGTTCGTTTGATTTTGAATATAGGTTTTTTTAGctgtagagagagagagaaaaaaggtAGAATCTTTCCCTTCAAAATTGTTTTTTAGGTTAAAGATATTTAGAACTTTCCCACCAGTTGTCTCAGTGACCAAACAAAAGAAACCCTTTCGTTTCGTCTTGGAAAGCACTTGGATCTACTTTCTTTGGTGTTTTTAAACCCCAATTTGTGCTGTTCTTAGAGAAATATCTTGTGAAGGATGaaatataattcaaattgtaTCATATCTTTGCAATTACTTAGTTTAGGGCTTTTTAATGAGCTAAATATGATGTCTTCACTATGGAAAATTTGCTTGTGAACAATCATTTTGTACCATATCTTTGGAACTTCTGACTTCTTGATGAGCAAAATATGATTTCTTCACTAGAAATGTCCTGTTGTTGGGATTGAATGTGTACACAGATGGGAGGTGGTGATACAatgtaacaaattttgaaagatTACTCTTTTCGTGTAAGGATGCTTAACCGTCATGCCGATAGTATTTGGGCTGAGCAGGAGATTCTACAAACCTTCTTCAAAGAGAGATCTGTAACTCTTGAAAGATAACTCCTTCATCTATGGATGCTTAACCATCACTCCGATATTATACTGGGCTGAGGTTGAGATTGCTCAAACTTTCTTTAAGGAGATATCTGTGGATCTCAGAGACCAATGTAAAGATAAATTTTTCTTCAAAGGCAGATCTGATACTCTTAGGTCCCACATTGTTTGGTTTTGACTCAATAGCCATTATTTTCCCTTACTTTCTTTACCTGCTCCCAACAAGAAGAGCCCAAACTCATAATTCAGTGGGACTGTTTGAAATTCAATAGTAGTCttctttttgtaaaaagttAGTTCAAGTACTTGTGCATTCTTGTCTGTTGTCCAAAGGGGTAGATATTTATCTCTAAAAACTTTGAATGTTTTAAAGGCCTCATATTATTCTTTCATAATAAGCTGCCAAAAGCTCATCGAATTGAGATAAGTATTTTAATTTCTTACAGATACACTATAAACTTTGAATCTCAAGTAGCTTTCTTCGGGTTTAAAAGTGATACTGGTATTTTCATCATTGGTTAAGAAAAACATGATTTGAAATTGTTTCACAGGCAAAGATAGTTGAAGACACAGGTGCAAAAAGAAACTATTGTGTATATGACTCAGACATTTCAACTGGATTAGGAGTTGGAGCATTTCTCTTTCTCTTAGCTAGTCAGATCCTAATAATGGTGGCTAGCCGCTGCTTTTGCTGTGGGAAGCCTCTGAGTCCCGGCGGTTCAAGGGCTTGGGCAGTCGTTCTTTTTATAACTTGCTGGTAAGTAGAGCAAACTAATATGTTTGGGATCGAATTCTTGTACTAAGGTGTTTTTTTATATTGGTATGATGCTATGATATTGTTTACTCTTGTGAAATAATCTGTTTCAGGGTGTTTTTTCTCATCGCCGAGATTTGTTTATTGGCGGGTTCAGCTAGGAATGCATACCACACCAAGTACAGAACATTGCTTACTGATACTCCTCCCTCTTGTCAAATGTTGAGAAGAGGAGTGTTTGCTGCAGGAGCAGCTTTCATTTTCTTCACTTCCATTGTTTCTCAGTTCTACTACGTTTGCTATTCGAGGGCCCGGGAGAGCTTTCAATCATACAGCAAAGACACTGGCGTTGGCATGAGTACCTACAAATGAGCTACGTAAAGGTCATTTTCAATCACGTTCCACTTCAAGATAGTTTTGCCTTTCACCTTTTGTAGTTTTTAATCCAGTTTATAGAAGCCTAATAGGTTGTCTTTCTCTACTACTACTATTCTGCTGGTATTAGAAGATGAACAGTTACGTTGCAGGACATTATTTATGTATTCTTTCATCCTTTTTGTATAACCAATGGAATTTGGTCCTTATCTGCCTCTTTTGATATTATTGTATGATGTACTCAAAGTTTATAATGGAAATGCTTCTCTCTTCTGTTAATTTAGGCATAACAATGAGTAGTATTGTTTGGCTTTTGTTAGAGGAAGCTATTAAATTTCATTCCAAAATTGGATATTTTCATGTCTGTCTCATATTTAGATACAGAATTCTTTTTGCTTTTCTTCTGCATATAATGAGAGAAGATTCATACACAGAATTTTTACCTTTGGATTTGGATTAACTTTTTGAGGGTTTAAAAACAGTATTTTTACTTAAGCACTTGCTTGATTGTGATCATGAGTGATAGAACTTTGAGTTTTGTGTCATGTGTTTAGTTGCTTTACGTTTTTTACTTGAAATTAATTGATTGAGACATatataaggaaaaagaaaattaaatttcaacCTTTGAATTTGACAAATTGATTTAATActtgaacttaaaaagaaaaaagtgagtTAAGATCTATTCTAAATTCTTAAGTTCAATAAATTGGACTTGACTACGCCTCataaattttgtcattttcacGCTAGAACtgttttctttagaaaaaacaaaaaagaaatctCTTGTGTTTCAAAATTGGTAAAGCAAAGGGAAAAAAGGATGCTAAGATCTAAATTTTTTGTCGGTGCTTAATTTTATGCAATAAATTCTTACACGTTGAAATGAgtttttctttatataatagttgcaaatataataattaaatttaaaatattaacttgtatagtaatatttttaaaaagttacgaagatatcaaaatttgtcaaagtctattattgatagacaaTCTACTAcaattgatagattttgctatatttgtaattttttaaaatattatcatatacttaattatttttaaaattgttatctaTTACGATTCtctttttgtatatatatattaatatcaTTTTTGTAAAAATTAACTCCTCCAAAAGACCAAAAGATCTTATAGGaatctcaattttaatttttaacttcATGAAACCTTAACTATCATTATATAGGGCTAAAGATATCAGGTATCATTATATAGGGCTAAAGATATCAGGTGGTAGAGTCTGAAAACAAGTTGGAAGAAGTGGCATGTTATCACCTCTTTGATCATAGGTTTCACATGCAAATCAACTTTGTAGACCTTCTTTATCTATTATATATGAAAACAAGGCATCCAATGTATTTTGTATCAGGTTTTTCTTAAAACCATTAAGGTGGGACGATTTTCACTATTTGTAATATGTTCTTAGTTACCCTCATCTCATCTTGGTAGGATTACTCGACCCTATATTATTTTTGGACTTGAATATCAAACCCAGGTTGAGTTGGATTAAGGTGTGTTGTTTTGTGACCAACCTAAAAATTTGATTTGGTTGGGTTGGAAACTCAAAAGACTATAATAAAGTTTATTTTAGATTGCTATGGTTTAAACAACAATTAAATCTTAGGTTATCATGGATTTACATTTTTGTAATTCGATCTTTTAGATTCTTGACCATtgaagttaatttttttttctagatcTTAACTAGAAAAAGATTCATTTGAttgtaaaaaatcaaaagttAGACTAAAGACCTTATTAAAGGTGATAGGAATTCACCTTTAAAGTCGTTGCAGGTACCCAAAAGAGCAATTACAGGAAGCAAGACGAAGAAGATTCAAGAGACTTTTACACTACATCATCAAATACTAGCAAATTCACATCCAGCGACAAATAATTTTGAGCAAAAATTCATATATAATTCAAGTGATCCATATGAGAATAGAGAGAAGGTGGCACAGAAAAGGTCCAATGGTTTGGAAGATGTCATGGAGATAAAAAGATAATGTGCatatttcatgaagaaaattttgtcaaatttgtacaacatgcactacaagaaaaagGAGATCTCCCAACACATTGTCGGAAGATGTACAAAAAAACATCGGGAAAAGGATCTTCCAACACATAAACGTCTGTAGGGTTGGGGTCAAGCGAAATGTTTCAGGAGATCATGGACATCTCCCGACGCTATGTGATGGGATCGAGATATCGTGGACAACTCATGGCATTAAGATATCGTACATAGACAACTCCCAATGTTGTCCTACGACATCGGGATTGACATAATTCCCAACGCTGCTTCAAAGCGTCGGgagttgtttatttttttattttttttaattataatcttaattttttttgtaacttgtggtaccttttttagttccgatttaatttaaattcaataaaattttcaaacaatacatttacaaaattaataactaCATTGAAATACAGAAGTTTAATTTACAAAATGtaacaactttgactatttgtACAAATGGAACAACAATAGAATAAAAACTCCTTACAAAAAACTAACTTTGATGTGGTCCACCCAAGGTAACAATGACATCAAGGCCTTCAAAGTGACATTTAAGCCCCACCTTCCTCTCCTCAAACTCACTCCATGACAAAGTACCCATAACAATCCAAcatctaaaaatgaaaaaagtaaaTTCAACTAAAGGTTACAATAACTGCAGTATAGCCATAACCAATCATCGGAATGCAAAAACTAAGTTTAACTAAAGGCAACCATAATTGCAAGATAGTCAAAACCAATAATCAGAATGCAAAAACTAAGTTTGACTCTAGGCTACCATAACGGTAGGATAGCCAAtcatttgaaataaatttatctaaccaatcatttgaaataaatttatCTATCTTCAATCACAaacaattaaaaattttaaaaatacgtACCTTAAGTTTAAGATCCTCTTTGTGCTTGTGTCATTGCTTCAATCATTTTGttcatttcttccatttatCGGGCATGCATCTTCGACGttcttctttgttcttcaagCCTACATCTTTGTTTTTCAATCATATTTCTGTGTTCTTCAATCTGGTTTGCTTGTTCGTTCATCATCGTCCAGTGTGTTTGTTCTTCAATCTAGGATTGCGAACTCTCAAGTCTAACATTATTCGTCGAGAGAATCCGATCTCCCGACGTGTCGTTTATTGCGTTGGGAGATATGGTATCTCTTGATGCCTTTTTCTCCCGACGGTCTAAATCGGTGTCAAGAAATCtggaatttcttgtagtgatgaCCACTAACACTCTGAGAATCAAGTCATTAATTGTTTAGAGAGAACTTGATCGAGCAAGTTTTGTCGCCTAAATCTTAATTAAATGATAAACTGAATCTACCACAAGCACTAGTCTTAATGACAAGACTTGGTCAAACACAAGGAATGCATTAGTTTTTCAAATGAATAGCTTGCAGTCTGGAGGTAACTGATGAAGAGGGGTTTGAAACAGAGAACAATAAATTGCAACAAATAAAGAACAGAAATTAAGGagtaaaattcaaaattaaaatgagCCTAGCTTGGTTTAAAGCTGAATTCCCTCCTCAATGTATTGGATCATGTGTTTCTCATTACCAAATTATAGTAATTGTTTACACCTAACTAAATCAATTGGAAAAGTCACATCAACATGTCCTAATTAAACTACTCAATACGAATTAAATCGATGAGAAACATGCAAACTCAATTTCGTATCAATTGCATTAAGCTCTAGGGCTAGCCAAGTTGAACATCTAATTGTCAAGCACCTAACTAAATAATCTTCGTCAATTCTAGATCGAATAGAACAATGATCATTCAAGTTAATTTGCAAGTTATCATAACCTATTGAAAGGAGTCTACGAACGTTAAAGCAGTATATTAGAAACAAAGCACGTTCTGAGGGGTCAATTGCAGAAGGCTATGTCATGAATGAATCTAGTACCTTTTGTTCACGTTACCTACGTGGTATAAAGActcgattcacaagagatgagcgaaatgatgataccattgtagagaacgaggtaattggtgactttgaaattttcaagcagaaagtacgacccttaggtgcatcaagtgttcgtgctatatcagaggaagagaaacgactcttccattggtacatactGAATAATGCTGACGAAATATcagagtatcgcaagtaagcatattcatcatctttgtaatttttaaatatttgttatatattgttcttccagaaattaaactcatctctattaggaaacatttgaggctcCAACGTCGACATGCTCAAAATTCTATGGATTTGTATAAAATACATGAACGAGCATTACCTGAATGGTTTTGAGCACAGGTGTTAGAACTGTGTCAGTCTGCAAACCTATctgatgatttcttctcactagcGATGGGACCATCCTTTGACGttcgttgttacaatggatgcatcgtAGGTGGTGTAAGATTTCACACTATTGAACTTGATTCTCGACGTAGTACTCAAAATAGTGGAATaatggtcattggtgaaagcgatgcaagtggaactggagacaataatttctacggtgttctggacgaagtgttgcacgtacaatatccgttgggaagaaatgtatggctatttaagtgtcggtggtatgacacggacgtaaacaaaagtcaaagaacgaCACACATTGAAGTAGAgtacaaatctctcaacacatcccgtttttggtacgcggaggaacctgtaattcttgcaactcaagcacatcaagttttttatgtagatgatccaaaaaatggtaacaattggaaagttgtgcaagtcatccaaaataagcgtaTTTGGGACGTGCCAGAAGTGGAGGATGTTCAGAATGACCATATTAATATAGTACAAGTTGTTGTAAGCCACCaagtggatgaccacatcgaggatgacactctatgcagaaatgacgttgatcccacaatcgttgaaagaccggttgtgcgtcatgtcactgacgacgatgtggatgaacacttgtcacatgcaagcgatgaggaattatagtgacaaattaaaccacgtatgcacatatttatatctagtttatatattttgattctagctatgtgttcgtattaggttattgaatgtttgttttctatatgtccatagtcattatgtcata
Encoded proteins:
- the 2C05 gene encoding uncharacterized protein 2C05 is translated as MASKLLLFTVFVFDVIAFGLAIAAEQRRSIAKIVEDTGAKRNYCVYDSDISTGLGVGAFLFLLASQILIMVASRCFCCGKPLSPGGSRAWAVVLFITCWVFFLIAEICLLAGSARNAYHTKYRTLLTDTPPSCQMLRRGVFAAGAAFIFFTSIVSQFYYVCYSRARESFQSYSKDTGVGMSTYK